From a region of the Thioalkalivibrio sp. XN279 genome:
- the ligA gene encoding NAD-dependent DNA ligase LigA, which produces MNAVGKKDAARAAELRELIRHHNYRYYVLDDPEIPDVEYDRMFRELEALEEAHPDLRTEDSPTQRVGGAPVEGFKEVRHLRPMLSLDNAFTADELVAFDRRVRDRLKAEEAIEYAAETKLDGMAISLLYEGGQLVRGATRGDGQTGEEVTHNVRTVESIPLKLRGRGHPARLEIRGEIYMPKAGFAQLNSRLAERGAKTFVNPRNAAAGTLRQLDPKVAASRPLEFFAYGVGFFEDGVLPTRHSEILAMLRDWGVRVSPLTQVVTGAEGCQAYYDEMLGQRDDLPYEIDGVVFKVDNVELQQDLGFVSRAPRWAVAFKFPAQEVTTVLNGIDFQVGRTGALTPVARLEPVFVGGVTVSNATLHNMDEIERKDVRVGDTVIVRRAGDVIPEVVKVVQERRHGNPEPVRLPKKCPACGSDVVRPEGQVVARCSGGLVCPAQRKEKLRHFASRRAMDIEGLGAKIVEQLVEQGIDGREIHDPADIYALTADQLAQLERMGEKSANNLVAAIERSKNTTLPRFLYALGIPEVGEVTAAVLARHFGDLDALMAAEVNQLEAVPDVGPVVAQHVYEFFHQDENLKVIAALREHGVSWPTEVPTGGAKPLSNMTFVLTGTLESMTRDEAKKRIEAAGGKVTGSVSKNTNYVVAGADPGSKLKKAEELGVAVLDESGLLSQL; this is translated from the coding sequence GTGAACGCTGTGGGAAAAAAAGACGCAGCTCGCGCCGCCGAGTTGCGCGAGCTGATACGCCATCATAACTACCGCTATTACGTCCTCGACGATCCGGAGATTCCGGACGTCGAGTACGACCGCATGTTCCGCGAGCTCGAGGCGCTCGAGGAAGCTCATCCTGATCTGCGCACCGAGGATTCACCGACCCAGAGGGTTGGCGGCGCCCCGGTGGAAGGATTCAAGGAAGTCCGGCACCTGCGGCCGATGCTCTCGCTGGACAACGCATTTACCGCCGATGAACTCGTGGCCTTCGACCGACGGGTGCGGGACCGGCTGAAAGCCGAAGAGGCCATCGAATACGCAGCAGAGACCAAGCTGGACGGCATGGCGATCAGCCTGTTGTACGAGGGCGGGCAGCTGGTACGTGGCGCGACGCGGGGCGACGGCCAGACCGGGGAAGAAGTTACGCACAATGTCCGCACGGTCGAGTCCATCCCGCTGAAGCTGCGCGGACGCGGCCATCCGGCGAGGCTCGAGATTCGTGGTGAAATCTACATGCCCAAGGCCGGGTTTGCGCAACTCAACTCCAGGCTGGCCGAGCGCGGTGCCAAGACTTTTGTCAACCCGCGCAATGCCGCGGCGGGCACCTTGCGGCAGCTCGACCCGAAGGTCGCTGCAAGCAGGCCACTGGAATTCTTCGCCTATGGCGTCGGCTTCTTCGAGGACGGTGTGCTGCCGACGCGGCACAGCGAGATTCTCGCCATGCTGCGTGACTGGGGCGTAAGGGTGTCGCCGTTGACGCAGGTGGTAACCGGGGCCGAAGGATGCCAGGCCTATTACGACGAGATGCTCGGACAGCGCGACGACTTGCCGTACGAGATCGATGGCGTGGTGTTCAAGGTCGACAACGTAGAGTTGCAGCAAGACCTCGGTTTCGTGTCTCGGGCACCCCGCTGGGCGGTCGCCTTCAAGTTCCCGGCACAGGAAGTCACAACGGTGCTCAACGGCATCGATTTCCAGGTCGGGCGCACGGGCGCCTTGACGCCTGTGGCCAGGCTGGAGCCGGTGTTTGTCGGTGGCGTGACGGTCAGCAACGCGACCCTGCACAACATGGATGAAATCGAGCGCAAGGACGTGCGCGTAGGTGACACGGTGATCGTTCGCCGAGCGGGCGACGTCATTCCCGAGGTGGTCAAGGTGGTGCAGGAGCGCAGGCATGGCAATCCCGAGCCGGTCCGCTTGCCAAAAAAATGCCCTGCGTGTGGTTCAGATGTCGTGCGGCCGGAAGGCCAGGTCGTGGCGCGCTGTTCGGGCGGGCTGGTGTGTCCGGCCCAGCGCAAAGAGAAGCTGCGGCATTTTGCCTCGCGCAGGGCGATGGATATCGAGGGCCTGGGCGCCAAGATCGTCGAGCAACTGGTCGAGCAGGGTATCGACGGCCGCGAGATACATGACCCCGCGGACATCTATGCACTGACGGCGGACCAGCTGGCGCAACTCGAACGTATGGGCGAGAAGTCGGCGAACAATCTAGTAGCTGCCATAGAGCGCAGCAAGAACACGACGCTGCCGCGGTTCTTGTACGCGCTGGGGATACCCGAAGTCGGCGAGGTTACGGCGGCCGTCCTGGCGCGTCACTTCGGTGACCTGGACGCGCTCATGGCAGCCGAGGTGAATCAACTCGAGGCGGTTCCAGACGTCGGGCCCGTAGTGGCGCAGCATGTGTATGAGTTTTTTCATCAGGACGAGAACCTTAAAGTCATCGCAGCGCTGCGTGAGCATGGTGTAAGCTGGCCCACCGAAGTTCCGACTGGCGGTGCGAAACCGCTATCGAACATGACGTTCGTGCTGACTGGAACCCTCGAATCAATGACCAGGGATGAGGCCAAGAAAAGGATCGAGGCCGCCGGTGGCAAGGTTACGGGAAGCGTTTCTAAGAACACCAATTACGTGGTTGCGGGCGCTGATCCTGGCTCGAAGCTGAAGAAGGCTGAGGAGTTGGGAGTGGCCGTGCTCGATGAATCAGGGCTATTGAGCCAACTGTAG
- a CDS encoding cell division protein ZipA C-terminal FtsZ-binding domain-containing protein produces the protein MPELRWILTAIGVILIVGVYLWSRRERDDDEDGAHRREPRLEDRDAPWSSTAAEPLPPEPNLDVPPRQRRTAPDTDADAAPELPPEGEQFIVALRLRARQAEGFDGSDLVKAFSAESLEYGRFGAFHSLDERRRSRFLVASLVEPGSFEIEKMHELRCPGVSMFMVLPGPREPLTALDGMLTCARRLAERLDGEVLDDKGNPLTMQQAGWLREQVVEYHRRSKLASGDEAKESRP, from the coding sequence ATGCCTGAACTTCGCTGGATCCTTACCGCAATCGGCGTCATTCTCATCGTGGGCGTGTACCTCTGGAGCCGCCGTGAGCGCGACGACGACGAGGACGGCGCGCACCGGCGCGAACCGCGCCTGGAGGACCGGGACGCACCCTGGAGTTCCACCGCGGCCGAGCCGCTTCCCCCGGAACCCAACCTGGACGTGCCGCCACGCCAGCGACGCACCGCCCCCGATACCGATGCTGACGCCGCGCCCGAGTTGCCGCCGGAGGGCGAGCAGTTCATCGTGGCGCTGCGCTTGAGGGCGAGACAGGCTGAAGGGTTCGACGGCTCCGACCTGGTCAAGGCATTCTCCGCCGAGAGCCTTGAATATGGCCGCTTCGGCGCCTTCCATTCCCTGGACGAGCGTCGCCGCAGCCGATTCCTGGTGGCCAGCCTGGTGGAGCCCGGCAGCTTCGAGATCGAGAAGATGCACGAGCTGCGCTGCCCTGGCGTCTCGATGTTCATGGTCCTGCCCGGTCCGCGGGAGCCGCTGACGGCCCTCGACGGGATGCTTACTTGCGCCCGTCGGCTGGCGGAACGGCTCGACGGCGAAGTGCTCGACGACAAGGGCAACCCGCTCACCATGCAGCAGGCCGGATGGCTCCGGGAGCAGGTGGTCGAATACCACCGTCGCAGCAAGCTCGCCAGTGGCGACGAGGCCAAAGAATCCCGGCCGTGA
- the smc gene encoding chromosome segregation protein SMC, whose translation MRLSKIKLAGFKSFVDPTTIRFPGNLVGVVGPNGCGKSNVIDAVRWVMGESSAKHLRGDSMTDVIFNGSTGRKPVGTASIELVFDNSDGSAGGQFASFGEIAARRVLSRDGTSSYFLNGARCRRKDITHLFLGTGLGPRSYAIIEQGMISRLIEAKPEELRTYLEEAAGISKYKERRRETETRIRHTRENLERLNDLREEVEKQIRHLQRQARTAERYREMKAEERRLEAELLALRLGQLEGEEARHKGALDERETRLQEAVAELRRIEAELEAARERHREDGESLNQVQGEYYRVGAEIARLEQAIQHARDLRQRQAQELEQAQQGLLEVHQHIDRDRGLLEELNRVLGELGPELEKARNAEAASAEALRSAEQAMQDWQSGWDEFNREAANAREIVEVERARIEQLDGQLSRLAERRRRLQEERERLDTDSGTVDLDAMALELDQAREREQSAQQRDVEVRDEILALREEDGALVVQLDEGRNALQTLRGTLASLEALQQAALGRDGGKLIEWLDGQGLGDRPRLAEKLSVQPGWERAVETVLGDYLEAVCVEGLDEVSSALDRLTQGAASFVALNVGAGRQAAAGMLAEKLQGGPGAATLVEGVHAVEDLGAALSMRPRLGPGESVITRDGVWLGPNWLRVNRAEDPHAGVLAREQEIRELRASIGGTAFEVEELAARHEEIRSRLAMLESSREEVRQEAAEAHRNAAGLQASLQTARSRMEQTRTRLLTLEQERQEIDTQVGEAEESLRQSRNKLQQGIESMSGFETRRQGLEEERQRLRNGLESAREQARADRAAAQEIEIRVESRRSSLDSAGVSMQRFQDQVARFSARKQELERQLEDSVAPLAERESQLESLLAARVETEERLGAARRKVQELEAGLRELQEQRSLRDSAVGEVRETLEAARLAAGETRVRLQTAAEQFAATGFDLETVRTELPEDAAIPAWDERLGQLAARIERLGPINLASIDELKEQTERKGYLDAQLADLNDALETLETAIRRIDRETRTRFKETFDQVNVGIQELFPRLFGGGHAYLQLESDDLLEAGVTVMARPPGKRISTIHLMSGGEKALTAVALVFAIFQLNPAPFCMLDEVDAPLDDANVGRFCDIVRSMSDKVQFIIITHNKTTMEMVNQLTGVTMHEPGVSRLVAVDIEEAVRMAAG comes from the coding sequence ATGCGTCTCAGCAAGATCAAGCTGGCCGGCTTCAAGTCCTTTGTAGACCCCACGACCATCCGGTTCCCCGGCAACCTCGTCGGGGTCGTCGGTCCGAATGGTTGCGGCAAGTCGAATGTCATCGATGCCGTGCGCTGGGTCATGGGCGAGAGCTCTGCCAAGCACCTGCGCGGCGACTCGATGACGGACGTGATTTTCAACGGTTCCACCGGGCGGAAGCCCGTCGGCACGGCCTCGATCGAGCTGGTGTTCGACAATTCGGACGGCTCCGCGGGGGGGCAGTTCGCCAGCTTCGGCGAGATCGCAGCCCGGCGGGTCCTGTCGCGTGACGGCACCTCGAGCTACTTCCTCAACGGCGCCCGCTGTCGCCGCAAGGACATCACCCACCTGTTCCTGGGTACCGGGCTCGGGCCGCGCAGCTACGCCATCATTGAGCAGGGCATGATCTCCCGGCTGATCGAGGCGAAGCCCGAGGAACTGCGCACCTATCTCGAAGAGGCCGCCGGGATCTCGAAATACAAGGAACGGCGGCGCGAGACCGAGACCCGGATCCGCCACACGCGCGAGAACCTGGAGCGCCTCAACGACCTGCGCGAGGAGGTCGAAAAGCAGATCCGGCACCTGCAACGCCAGGCCAGGACGGCAGAGCGCTATCGCGAGATGAAGGCCGAGGAGAGGCGCCTCGAGGCAGAGCTGCTCGCCTTGCGGCTGGGCCAGCTTGAAGGCGAGGAAGCGCGTCACAAGGGCGCCCTCGACGAGCGCGAGACGCGCCTGCAGGAGGCGGTGGCAGAGTTGCGCCGCATCGAGGCCGAGCTCGAGGCCGCACGGGAGCGGCACCGGGAGGATGGCGAGAGCCTGAACCAGGTCCAGGGCGAGTATTACCGGGTCGGCGCCGAGATCGCGCGCCTCGAGCAAGCCATCCAGCATGCCCGGGACCTGCGCCAGCGCCAGGCCCAGGAGCTCGAGCAGGCCCAGCAGGGGCTGCTCGAAGTACACCAGCACATCGATCGCGATCGCGGGCTGTTGGAGGAGTTGAATCGCGTGCTGGGCGAGCTTGGTCCTGAGCTCGAGAAGGCGCGGAACGCGGAAGCCGCTTCGGCGGAAGCCCTGCGCAGCGCCGAGCAGGCGATGCAGGACTGGCAGTCTGGCTGGGACGAGTTCAACCGCGAGGCCGCCAACGCGCGCGAGATCGTCGAGGTGGAGCGTGCGCGCATCGAGCAGCTCGACGGGCAATTGTCGCGCCTGGCCGAGCGCAGGCGCCGGCTGCAGGAAGAGCGTGAGCGGCTCGATACGGATTCCGGCACCGTGGACCTGGATGCGATGGCGCTCGAGCTGGACCAGGCCCGGGAGCGGGAGCAGAGCGCCCAGCAGCGCGACGTCGAGGTGCGGGACGAGATCCTGGCCTTGCGCGAGGAAGACGGGGCACTGGTCGTGCAGCTCGACGAGGGCCGCAACGCCCTGCAGACGCTGCGCGGCACCCTGGCGTCACTCGAGGCATTGCAGCAGGCCGCGCTGGGCCGCGATGGTGGCAAGCTGATCGAGTGGCTGGACGGGCAGGGATTGGGCGACCGCCCCCGACTGGCGGAGAAACTCTCGGTCCAGCCGGGCTGGGAGCGTGCCGTGGAAACGGTGCTGGGCGACTACCTGGAAGCGGTCTGCGTGGAGGGCCTGGACGAAGTCTCCTCGGCCCTGGACCGCTTGACGCAGGGCGCGGCGAGTTTCGTCGCGCTGAATGTCGGGGCGGGGCGGCAGGCCGCTGCGGGCATGCTCGCGGAAAAGCTGCAGGGTGGCCCCGGTGCCGCGACCCTGGTGGAGGGCGTGCATGCGGTCGAGGATCTCGGCGCCGCACTGTCCATGCGCCCCCGGCTGGGACCGGGGGAATCGGTCATTACCCGCGATGGTGTCTGGCTCGGGCCGAACTGGCTCCGCGTGAACCGGGCGGAGGACCCGCATGCGGGCGTGCTCGCGCGCGAGCAGGAAATCCGGGAGCTGCGGGCCTCGATCGGCGGCACTGCTTTCGAAGTCGAGGAGCTCGCCGCGCGGCACGAAGAGATCCGCTCCCGGCTGGCGATGCTGGAATCCTCCCGCGAGGAAGTGCGCCAAGAGGCAGCGGAGGCGCATCGTAACGCGGCCGGGCTGCAGGCCAGCCTGCAAACCGCCCGTTCCCGGATGGAGCAGACACGCACTCGACTGCTGACCCTCGAGCAAGAGCGGCAGGAGATCGATACCCAGGTGGGGGAGGCCGAGGAGTCGCTGCGCCAGAGCCGCAACAAGCTGCAGCAGGGCATCGAATCCATGAGCGGTTTCGAGACTCGCCGCCAGGGTCTGGAGGAAGAGCGCCAGCGGCTGCGCAATGGTCTCGAGAGCGCCCGTGAACAGGCGCGCGCCGATCGCGCAGCGGCCCAGGAGATCGAGATCCGGGTGGAGTCACGTCGCTCCAGCCTGGACTCCGCCGGCGTGAGCATGCAGCGTTTCCAGGACCAGGTGGCCCGCTTCAGCGCAAGGAAACAGGAGCTCGAACGGCAGCTCGAGGACAGCGTGGCGCCGCTCGCCGAGCGTGAGAGCCAGCTCGAGTCGCTCCTGGCCGCGCGCGTCGAAACCGAGGAGCGCCTCGGTGCTGCACGCCGCAAGGTGCAGGAACTCGAGGCCGGATTGAGGGAACTGCAGGAGCAGCGCTCGCTGCGTGACAGCGCCGTGGGCGAGGTGCGGGAAACGCTCGAGGCGGCGCGCCTGGCGGCGGGTGAAACCCGTGTCAGGCTGCAAACCGCCGCGGAGCAGTTCGCTGCCACCGGCTTCGACCTCGAGACTGTTCGCACCGAGTTGCCGGAAGATGCGGCCATCCCCGCCTGGGACGAGCGGCTCGGCCAGCTGGCGGCGCGTATCGAGCGGCTCGGGCCGATCAACCTGGCCTCTATCGACGAACTTAAAGAGCAGACCGAGCGCAAGGGTTATCTCGATGCCCAGCTGGCTGACCTGAACGACGCCCTGGAAACGCTCGAGACCGCGATTCGGCGCATCGACCGCGAGACCCGCACGCGCTTCAAGGAAACCTTCGACCAGGTCAACGTGGGCATACAGGAGCTGTTTCCACGCCTGTTCGGGGGCGGTCACGCCTACCTGCAGCTGGAGTCTGACGACCTGCTCGAGGCCGGCGTCACCGTCATGGCTCGGCCCCCCGGCAAGCGCATCAGCACGATTCACCTCATGTCGGGCGGCGAGAAAGCCCTGACGGCCGTGGCGCTGGTGTTCGCGATCTTCCAGCTCAACCCGGCGCCTTTCTGCATGCTCGACGAGGTGGACGCCCCGCTGGATGACGCGAATGTCGGTCGCTTCTGCGATATAGTCAGGTCGATGTCGGACAAGGTGCAGTTCATCATCATCACGCACAACAAGACCACGATGGAGATGGTTAACCAGTTGACCGGCGTGACCATGCATGAGCCCGGTGTCTCGCGGCTTGTCGCCGTGGACATCGAGGAAGCCGTGCGGATGGCGGCGGGCTGA
- the queF gene encoding preQ(1) synthase: protein MSDLHALGGQSVPNRDLETFPNPTPENDYTIRIRIPEFTCLCPKTGQPDFAEILLEYVPDARCIELKSLKLYVWSFRDEGAFHEAVTNRILGELRDRLAPRFMRVTANFNVRGGIYTTVVAEHRKDGWTPPPRVELP from the coding sequence TTGTCAGACCTGCACGCCCTGGGCGGTCAATCCGTGCCCAATCGGGATCTCGAGACTTTCCCCAACCCGACTCCCGAGAACGACTACACCATCCGCATCAGGATCCCGGAATTCACCTGCCTGTGCCCGAAGACGGGACAGCCGGATTTCGCCGAGATCCTGCTCGAATACGTCCCGGATGCTCGTTGCATAGAGCTCAAGTCGCTGAAGCTTTACGTGTGGAGTTTTCGCGACGAGGGCGCGTTTCACGAGGCCGTGACCAACCGGATCCTCGGGGAATTGCGCGACCGGCTCGCACCGCGCTTCATGCGGGTCACGGCCAACTTCAACGTGCGCGGCGGGATCTACACCACGGTCGTCGCAGAGCACCGCAAGGACGGCTGGACCCCGCCGCCCCGGGTCGAACTGCCGTGA
- the dksA gene encoding RNA polymerase-binding protein DksA has protein sequence MQPERPEPSFAFSGPLKSFKPYQPKPGEEYMSDRMLDHFRQILTAWKQELMEEVDRTVHHMKDEAANFPDPNDRATQESEFGLELRTRDRERKLLKKIEQALLRIEDGTYGFCSETGEEIGLRRLEARPVATLTVEAQERRELAEKQYRDRDER, from the coding sequence CTGCAGCCGGAGCGGCCGGAGCCGAGCTTCGCCTTTTCCGGCCCGCTCAAGTCCTTCAAGCCCTACCAGCCGAAGCCCGGCGAAGAGTACATGAGCGACCGCATGCTGGATCATTTCCGGCAGATCCTCACGGCCTGGAAGCAGGAACTGATGGAAGAGGTGGATCGCACCGTCCATCACATGAAGGACGAGGCCGCGAACTTCCCCGACCCGAATGACCGCGCCACGCAGGAATCGGAGTTCGGCCTCGAGCTGAGGACGCGGGATCGTGAGCGCAAGCTGCTGAAGAAAATCGAGCAGGCACTGCTGCGGATCGAAGACGGGACTTACGGTTTCTGCTCGGAGACCGGCGAGGAGATCGGCCTGCGGCGCCTCGAGGCGCGTCCGGTCGCCACCCTGACGGTCGAGGCGCAGGAGCGCCGGGAACTTGCCGAGAAGCAGTACCGGGATCGCGACGAGCGCTGA
- the gluQRS gene encoding tRNA glutamyl-Q(34) synthetase GluQRS, protein MPRSSTGIATSADGPDRPGTPAASAAGVYRGRFAPSPTGPLHFGSLLAAAGSWLDARAAGGRWLLRIEDIDPPREPPGAADEILRTLEAFELHWDETVLYQGRRREAFDAALLALRDAGWVYPCGCSRKDIEAANRALGRTGARTYPGTCRSGVQAPRRSRVLRVRTTPEPTGMHDRLQGAFQQQLELEVGDFVVRRREGYIAYQLAVVVDDAAQGVTDVVRGVDLLDSTPRQLWLQRLLGLPVPRYMHLPVVAAPDGQKLSKQTGAEALDPRRAGVLAWRVLQCLAQAPPPELKGAPPGELWAWGAAHWRPQQLAGSRSIPLPPRL, encoded by the coding sequence TTGCCGAGAAGCAGTACCGGGATCGCGACGAGCGCTGACGGGCCTGACCGCCCCGGTACGCCCGCCGCGTCGGCCGCGGGCGTTTACCGCGGGCGTTTCGCACCCTCCCCGACCGGCCCCCTTCATTTCGGCTCGCTCCTGGCCGCGGCCGGGAGCTGGCTCGATGCGCGCGCCGCAGGGGGACGCTGGCTGCTGCGCATAGAGGACATCGACCCACCCCGGGAACCACCGGGCGCCGCCGACGAGATCCTGCGCACGCTCGAGGCATTCGAGCTCCACTGGGATGAAACCGTGCTCTACCAGGGCCGACGCAGGGAAGCCTTCGACGCTGCGCTGCTGGCCCTGCGCGACGCCGGATGGGTCTATCCTTGCGGCTGCAGCCGGAAAGACATCGAGGCTGCCAACAGGGCGCTGGGCCGCACCGGCGCGCGCACGTACCCGGGCACCTGCCGCAGCGGTGTGCAGGCGCCGCGCCGCAGCCGTGTCCTGCGGGTGCGCACAACCCCGGAGCCCACGGGCATGCACGACCGCCTCCAGGGCGCGTTTCAACAGCAACTGGAACTGGAAGTGGGGGACTTCGTCGTACGGCGGCGCGAGGGATACATCGCCTACCAGCTGGCTGTCGTGGTTGACGACGCGGCCCAGGGCGTCACCGACGTCGTGCGTGGCGTCGACCTCCTGGATTCCACCCCGCGCCAGCTTTGGCTGCAGCGGCTGCTCGGCTTGCCCGTGCCCCGCTACATGCACCTGCCCGTGGTGGCCGCCCCGGATGGCCAGAAACTGAGTAAACAGACCGGCGCCGAGGCGCTGGATCCGCGCCGCGCCGGCGTGCTGGCCTGGCGCGTGCTGCAGTGCCTGGCGCAAGCCCCGCCGCCTGAACTCAAGGGCGCTCCGCCCGGGGAGCTGTGGGCCTGGGGCGCGGCGCACTGGCGGCCGCAGCAACTGGCCGGGAGCCGCAGCATCCCGTTGCCGCCGCGGCTTTAG
- the phaR gene encoding polyhydroxyalkanoate synthesis repressor PhaR codes for MSDPRIIKKYPNRRLYDTEESRYITLSDIKRLVVDKVDFVVVEKKTGKDITRSIMLQVISEQEQSGEPIMSRDFLSQIIRSYGSAMQGMVGGYLDQSLRLFMNQQQQLRERVKEVVGLDPVGMVAGIAQKNYQRWKALQEEIFRNFASSRHDDDDKPASGGRSSKR; via the coding sequence ATGAGCGATCCACGGATTATCAAGAAGTACCCCAACCGGCGTCTTTATGACACCGAGGAAAGCCGGTACATCACGCTGTCTGACATCAAGCGCCTGGTGGTCGACAAGGTCGACTTCGTGGTGGTGGAAAAGAAGACCGGCAAGGACATCACGCGGAGCATCATGCTCCAGGTCATCAGTGAGCAGGAGCAGAGCGGCGAGCCGATCATGAGCCGCGATTTCTTGTCGCAGATCATCCGTTCCTACGGCAGCGCCATGCAGGGCATGGTCGGTGGTTACCTGGACCAGAGCCTGCGGCTGTTCATGAACCAGCAGCAGCAGCTGCGCGAGCGCGTCAAGGAAGTCGTCGGCCTGGATCCGGTCGGCATGGTGGCCGGGATCGCGCAGAAGAACTACCAGCGCTGGAAAGCGCTGCAGGAAGAGATTTTCCGGAATTTCGCGTCGTCGCGGCACGACGATGACGACAAGCCGGCCTCCGGGGGCCGCAGTTCGAAGCGTTAG
- the pnp gene encoding polyribonucleotide nucleotidyltransferase, translating to MTPIKKTFQYGAHTVTIETGEIARQADAAVMVNMGDTVVLVTAVGRKQAAENQKFFPLTCNYQEKTYAAGRIPGGFFKREGRPTEKETLTSRLIDRPIRPLFPKGFLNEVQVISTVMSANPDVDPDIPSLIGASAALSLSGLPFAGPIGAARVGYINGEYVLNPTNTQLAESKLDLVVAGTAHAVLMVESEAKVLPEDVMLGSVVFGHEQMQVVINAINELKAEAGKPAWDWTPPAGNDDLDAAVAAEAEAALNEAYRITVKQDRYAKVDEIKTAVKEKLCGGDEPAWSTDEVKDALSSLESRIVRGRVIRGEPRIDGRDTRTVRPIQVRTGVLPRTHGSALFTRGETQALVVTTLGTGRDAQIIDALSGEFREPFMLHYNFPPFCVGETSFMLGPKRREIGHGKLARRAVQAVLPNLEDFPYVLRVVSEVTESNGSSSMASVCGASLALMDAGVPVSAPVAGVAMGLVKEGDGYAVLTDILGDEDHLGDMDFKVAGTSDGVTALQMDIKIDGITKEIMADALAQARDARLHILGEMNKVIDKPREKMSDWAPTIIAFKIDPEKIREVIGKGGSVIRQITEETGATIDIDNDGTVRIASVDGESGREARRRIDLITAEVEVGQVYDGKVARLMDFGAFVTILPGKDGLVHISQISDERVERVSDKLKEGDSVRVKVLEVDRQGRIRLSMRNVDGN from the coding sequence CTGACTCCTATCAAGAAAACCTTCCAGTACGGTGCCCATACGGTCACTATCGAGACCGGCGAGATTGCGCGACAGGCGGATGCCGCGGTCATGGTCAACATGGGCGACACGGTGGTGCTCGTCACCGCGGTGGGCCGCAAGCAGGCGGCGGAGAACCAGAAGTTTTTCCCCCTGACCTGCAATTACCAGGAAAAGACCTACGCGGCGGGGCGTATTCCCGGCGGGTTCTTCAAGCGCGAGGGGCGGCCGACGGAGAAGGAGACGCTGACCTCGCGTCTCATCGATCGGCCCATCCGTCCCCTGTTTCCCAAGGGCTTCCTCAACGAAGTCCAGGTCATCTCCACCGTCATGTCGGCGAATCCCGATGTCGACCCCGATATCCCGTCCCTGATCGGCGCTTCCGCGGCGCTGTCGCTGTCGGGTCTCCCTTTCGCCGGGCCGATCGGGGCCGCGCGCGTGGGTTACATCAACGGGGAGTACGTGCTCAATCCGACCAACACGCAGCTGGCCGAGTCGAAGCTCGACCTGGTGGTTGCGGGTACCGCCCATGCGGTGCTGATGGTCGAGTCGGAAGCCAAGGTGCTGCCCGAGGACGTGATGCTCGGGTCCGTGGTGTTCGGGCACGAGCAGATGCAGGTGGTGATCAACGCCATCAACGAACTGAAGGCCGAGGCGGGCAAGCCTGCCTGGGACTGGACGCCGCCGGCGGGCAATGACGACCTCGACGCCGCGGTTGCCGCCGAGGCCGAGGCTGCGCTCAACGAGGCCTACCGCATCACCGTCAAGCAGGACCGCTACGCCAAGGTCGACGAGATCAAGACCGCGGTGAAGGAAAAGCTCTGCGGGGGCGACGAGCCGGCCTGGAGCACCGACGAGGTCAAGGACGCACTCAGCAGCCTCGAGAGCCGCATCGTGCGCGGCCGCGTGATCCGCGGCGAGCCCCGTATCGACGGGCGCGACACCCGCACCGTGCGACCGATCCAGGTGCGCACCGGCGTGTTGCCGCGCACCCACGGCTCCGCCCTGTTCACGCGTGGCGAGACCCAGGCGCTCGTGGTCACGACGCTCGGCACCGGCCGGGATGCGCAGATCATCGATGCCTTGTCGGGCGAGTTCCGCGAGCCCTTCATGCTGCATTACAACTTCCCGCCGTTCTGCGTCGGCGAGACCAGTTTCATGCTGGGGCCGAAGCGGCGCGAGATCGGCCATGGCAAGCTGGCGCGCCGCGCCGTGCAGGCTGTGCTGCCGAACCTGGAAGACTTCCCCTATGTCCTGCGCGTGGTCTCCGAGGTCACCGAGTCCAACGGGTCCAGTTCCATGGCAAGCGTCTGCGGCGCCAGCCTGGCACTGATGGATGCCGGCGTGCCGGTCTCGGCACCGGTGGCCGGCGTGGCCATGGGCCTGGTGAAGGAGGGCGACGGCTACGCCGTGCTCACCGACATCCTGGGCGATGAAGACCACCTCGGGGACATGGACTTCAAGGTGGCCGGTACGTCGGATGGCGTCACCGCGCTGCAGATGGACATCAAGATCGACGGCATCACCAAGGAAATCATGGCGGACGCGCTGGCCCAGGCCCGCGACGCGCGCCTGCACATCCTCGGCGAGATGAACAAGGTCATCGACAAGCCGCGCGAGAAGATGTCCGACTGGGCGCCCACCATCATCGCCTTCAAGATCGACCCCGAGAAGATCCGCGAGGTCATCGGCAAGGGTGGCTCGGTCATCCGCCAGATCACCGAGGAGACCGGTGCCACCATCGACATCGACAATGACGGCACTGTGCGCATCGCCTCCGTGGACGGCGAATCCGGGCGCGAGGCCCGGCGTCGCATCGACCTCATCACCGCCGAGGTCGAGGTGGGGCAGGTCTACGATGGCAAGGTGGCCCGCCTGATGGACTTCGGCGCCTTCGTCACCATCCTGCCGGGCAAGGACGGCCTGGTGCACATCTCGCAGATCTCCGACGAGCGCGTGGAGCGCGTCAGCGACAAGCTGAAGGAAGGCGACAGCGTCCGCGTCAAGGTACTCGAGGTTGACCGCCAGGGTCGCATCCGCCTCAGCATGCGCAACGTGGACGGCAACTAG